One genomic region from Rosa rugosa chromosome 1, drRosRugo1.1, whole genome shotgun sequence encodes:
- the LOC133723154 gene encoding receptor-like cytosolic serine/threonine-protein kinase RBK1: MAVEESVSETKGNEEIGNAEIENADAEMESQGDDLKKGESCEGEPSPRGVLEAPGTDSDCSSSCASSSCSDRPPLGHQRTLMRDISNGLQWTKGKEMFDALKKKSARRFSTIPLLGTSYELSRRNLRRRLARIWSTDDGEEDEEGVDCEGYLAMKPSWRNFDYAELAVATGNFKPENLIGKGGQAEVYKGILNNGEVVAVKRLMKKEKETENLDRVGDFLAELGVIAHISHPNAAKLLGFGIDGGLHLVLQFSPHGSLASLLFGSEKVMEWKIRFKVALGVAEGLQYLHHDCHRRVIHRDIKASNILLSEDYEAQISDFGLAKWLPEKWTHHVVFPIEGTFGYLSPEYFMHGIVDEKTDVFAYGVLLLEIITGRRAVDNTQQSLVIWAKPLLDSGNVKELADPRLEDNYDPVEMKRAMSAASMCIRHQSTKRPYMTRVVKVLEGEDGLGEQLKQKSTQVRSLVLDACDLEDYTCSNYLSDLTRHRQLVMDQ; encoded by the exons ATGGCGGTGGAAG AGTCGGTGAGCGAAACGAAAGGAAACGAAGAGATAGGAAACGCAGAGATAGAAAACGCAGATGCAGAGATGGAATCCCAAGGTGATGACCTGAAGAAGGGAGAGTCGTGTGAGGGGGAGCCTTCACCGAGGGGTGTACTGGAAGCCCCCGGTACGGACTCGGACTGTAGCAGCAGCTGTGCATCGTCTTCTTGTTCTGATAGACCACCGCTTGGTCATCAGCGCACGCTAATGCGTGACATCAGCAATGGATTGCAATGGACCAAGGGGAAGGAGATGTTTGAtgccttgaagaagaagtcagccAGGAGATTCTCCACAATTCCATTGCTGGGTACTAGCTATGAATTGTCCAGGAGGAACTTGAGGAGGAGATTGGCCAGGATTTGGAGCACCGACGATGGGGAGGAGGATGAAGAGGGAGTTGATTGCGAGGGATATCTGGCGATGAAACCGTCTTGGAGGAACTTTGATTATGCAGAGCTTGCTGTTGCTACCGGCAATTTCAAGCCTG AGAACTTAATTGGGAAAGGTGGGCAAGCAGAAGTTTACAAGGGAATCTTAAACAATGGTGAAGTTGTAGCTGTAAAGAGGctaatgaagaaagaaaaagagactgAAAACTTGGACAGAGTTGGTGATTTCTTAGCCGAGCTTGGGGTTATTGCTCACATTAGCCACCCGAATGCTGCTAAATTGCTCGGATTTGGCATCGATGGTGGTTTGCACCTAGTTCTCCAGTTTTCACCACATGGCAGCTTAGCTTCTCTACTATTTG GTTCAGAAAAAGTTATGGAATGGAAAATAAGGTTTAAGGTAGCACTTGGGGTAGCAGAAGGGTTACAATATCTCCATCATGATTGCCACAGGCGCGTCATTCATAGAGACATCAAGGCCTCCAATATATTACTGTCTGAAGATTATGAGGCTCAG ATATCTGATTTCGGACTAGCAAAGTGGCTCCCCGAAAAATGGACTCATCATGTTGTATTCCCTATTGAAGGCACATTCGG ATATTTGTCTCCAGAGTACTTTATGCATGGAATCGTCGACGAGAAGActgatgtatttgcatatggAGTTTTATTACTGGAGATCATAACAGGTCGTCGTGCAGTTGATAACACTCAACAAAGCCTTGTGATATGG GCAAAACCACTTCTGGATTCGGGCAATGTCAAGGAACTAGCAGATCCTCGATTAGAAGATAACTATGATCCGGTAGAGATGAAAAGAGCCATGTCGGCAGCTTCAATGTGCATTCGTCACCAATCCACCAAGCGTCCATACATGACTCGG GTGGTGAAAGTACTCGAGGGGGAGGATGGACTTGGAGAACAATTGAAACAAAAGTCTACACAAGTGAGATCACTCGTCTTGGATGCTTGTGACTTGGAAGATTATACTTGTTCTAACTATCTCAGCGACCTAACTCGCCATCGGCAACTAGTAATGGATCAGTAG
- the LOC133723200 gene encoding proteasome subunit beta type-6-like, whose amino-acid sequence MENVLPRILAMLCLTSGCFFASTSFLPSSFSMYAVTVKDADLQIHRSNFSNMLQTGLIVGGWDKYEGGKIYGVPLGGTVIKAPFAIGGSGSSYLYGFFDQAWREGMTKDEAEKLVVKAVFPSHCKGWS is encoded by the exons ATGGAAAATGTCTTGCCTCGTATACTTGCCATGCTATGCTTAACCAGCGGTTGTTTCTTTGCTAGTACAA GTTTCTTGCCAAGTTCGTTCTCTATGTATGCTGTGACTG TAAAAGATGCAGATCTACAAATTCACAGAAGTAATTTTAGT AATATGTTGCAAACTGGGTTGATTGTTGGAGGCTGGGACAAGTATGAAGGGGGAAAGATTTATGGAGTTCCGCTTGGCGGCACAGTCATAAAGGCGCCATTTGCCATTGGAG GTTCTGGCTCCAGTTACTTGTATGGATTCTTTGATCAAGCATGGAGAGAAGGAATGACCAAGGACGAAGCGGAG AAGTTGGTTGTGAAGGCAGTTTTCCCTAGCCATTGCAAGGGATGGAGCTAG
- the LOC133727536 gene encoding uncharacterized protein LOC133727536 → MLPGFSPAKVLDFGAGTGSAFWALREVGPNSLEKVNLVKPSQSMQRAGQSLIQGQKNLTLIHSYATLQSMTKSINKSEREHDLVIASYVLGEIPSLKDRITVVRQLWDLTWEVLCSHDGACPLEKAVSIGIRGRHQIVGHIQLLDTCTRGTSWDQSLQEVNIIIPVPAGTKSRDIVYEAKKNSVKFGLD, encoded by the exons ATGCTGCCAGGTTTTTCTCCTGCTAAAGTGTTGGATTTTGGTGCTGGCACGGGTTCGGCTTTCTG GGCACTACGAGAAGTCGGGCCGAATTCCTTGGAGAAAGTTAACTTAGTAAAGCCATCACAATCAATGCAGCGTGCAGGCCAGAGCCTTATACAAG GTCAGAAGAACTTAACACTTATTCACAGTTATGCTACCCTCCAATCAATGACTAAAAGCATCAACAAATCAGAGAGAGAACATGACCTTGTAATTGCT TCCTATGTGCTTGGAGAGATACCATCGCTGAAGGATCGAATTACTGTAGTACGCCAACTTTGGGATCTTACGTGGGAAGTCCTG TGCTCTCACGATGGGGCATGTCCTTTGGAGAAAGCAG TTAGTATTGGCATTAGAGGTAGACATCAAATTGTTGGACATATCCAATTGCTAGATACTTGTACAAGGGGAACCTCATGGGACCAGAGTCTGCAGGAGGTTAATATAATAATTCCAGTGCCTGCTGGAACTAAGTCAAGGGATATTGTTTATGAGGCAAAGAAGAACAGTGTGAAGTTTGGACTGGACTGA
- the LOC133723267 gene encoding uncharacterized protein LOC133723267, with product MTRWSSTAAAALPQPDPNSSTPTPSRSKWRGLPLEGFDYDSILGQCCESPVGDEVIFIEFKKLEFVGGLKNCEFLEKVKSSLVLSLHSIYTFFSMSWWVDRLPCCTERKK from the exons ATGACGAGGTGGTCATCAACTGCCGCTGCTGCCCTCCCCCAGCCAGACCCAAATTCGTCCACACCGACCCCAAGCCGTTCTAAATGGCGA GGTTTACCTCTGGAAGGTTTCGATTACGACTCCATTCTTGGACAGTGCTGCGAGTCGCCGGTCGGAGACGAAGTAATCTTTATAG aGTTTAAGAAGCTCGAGTTTGTGGGTGGGTTGAAGAACTGTGAATTTTTGGAGAAAGTCAAGTCCAGCTTGG TTCTCAGTTTGCACTCAATTTATACATTCTTTTCCATGAGTTGGTGGGTCGACCGGCTTCCTTGTTGTACGGAGAGGAAAAA GTGA
- the LOC133727538 gene encoding uncharacterized protein LOC133727538 translates to MAAEVVLQVALLILTLAIFFAIHKLSKQALTKLRTNNRATLQATRHFVLGSQLLTRARSTPHKTKSHSHAKSALTEAEKALSLSPRDPGPHILKALALDLLGHRNSALRSLDAALSPPCVKSLADRERGEALVKRAELKLALNRRRRVDSAVEDLVEAVGLSSGEGSTTAFCLLGQCYERKGMRDEAREAFERALTMDSGSVLARQGLDRLRLNQSPSP, encoded by the coding sequence ATGGCAGCAGAGGTGGTGCTGCAGGTGGCCCTTCTGATCCTAACCCTTGCCATATTCTTCGCCATACACAAACTCTCCAAACAAGCCTTAACCAAGCTGCGAACCAACAACCGAGCCACTCTCCAAGCCACCCGACACTTCGTCCTCGGATCCCAGCTCCTGACCCGAGCCCGATCCACTCCCCACAAGACCAAGTCCCACTCCCACGCCAAATCCGCTTTAACCGAGGCCGAGAAggccctctctctctcgcccCGAGACCCGGGCCCGCACATCCTCAAAGCCCTAGCTCTGGATCTCTTGGGCCACCGGAACTCCGCCCTGCGATCGCTCGACGCCGCCTTGTCGCCGCCGTGCGTTAAGTCACTCGCGGATAGGGAGCGTGGGGAGGCGTTGGTGAAGAGGGCGGAGCTGAAGCTCGCGCTGAACCGGCGGCGCCGGGTCGACTCGGCGGTCGAGGACCTGGTTGAAGCGGTTGGGCTGAGTTCGGGTGAGGGTAGTACGACGGCGTTTTGTTTGTTGGGTCAGTGTTACGAGCGGAAGGGGATGAGGGACGAAGCTAGGGAGGCCTTCGAGCGGGCCTTGACGATGGATTCTGGGTCGGTATTGGCCCGTCAAGGCTTGGACCGGTTGCGGCTTAATCAAAGTCCAAGCCCATGA